Genomic segment of Drosophila biarmipes strain raj3 chromosome 2L, RU_DBia_V1.1, whole genome shotgun sequence:
ACTTTCTatgaaaaatacatattttattatatttaaaatatttaaaaatgtatgaaacaaataaaaaatgaagggcaattatttatatatatttatgttaacGTTTCTTGATTTCTCTAATTCAATTATTATGGAAGGCAtgtaaataacaaatttaaatttttttcaaatgtgATCTTGATATGTTAATTTTTATCGATAACATTTTGATTGCACATCATATGTTTACCTAGTTGCAAGATCAAAGGGTGGCTAGTGCACTAGAAATCTgtaaattcgaaaatgttttggaaaatctaGGCTAAATGAAGAATTTCCAGTTCCAAATCCTAAAGGTTACCAGCTAAACAGAAGTCTTCCCCTTAGAAGAAGACGGGATGAGAGATCATAAACCTAAACGCAAGGAAACCTTAACATTGAAACCCCGATAAGCAAATCTGTAATTaattcttttataaaatctCATAGCTAAGTTAGAAAATAACATTAttgttcaaaattaataaaattaaacaaacagtAAAACATTGTAacacatttatttacatatataaagTAAATTACCATTAAATGTAATACAAACCCAGTGGATTTTTAAAGCTCTTCAAGCGCACTGAGATTCTCCTCCTTTATTGTAATCTCGCATGTGGGTGGATCCCCTTCTGGTTCGGAGGGCTTCTTCTTTATCTCATGACGTCTACTGATGTGCTTCGCAAGGTAGTCGCCTcttaaaaaccttttattgCACTTGGGACAGCCAAAGGGCTTGCCCCCCGTGTGAATGCGAAGGTGCATTCTAAGTGTTTTTTGGTTCGCAAATGTTTCCGGACAATGTGAGCACGTTAGACGCTTTTTCACACAGTGTGTGAGAGTGTGGTCTTTAAGACTGTGTTCATTTGAAAACGTTTTCGGGCAGAGTAGGCAGTTATGCGTGTGTTCCTGAGCCTTACTGACGAATTCCTTTTTGGTGTGTTCAATCAATACGTGATTGGTAAAAGCTTCTTTTCCAATAAAGTTCTCTGAGCAATCGTTGCAATTGTATACTTTTTTCCTTGTGTGGATCATCATGTGTCTCCTCAGCGATCTCGGGCTTGAATATGTCTTCAAGCACTCGCTGCACGTGTGCTTTGGAGCTTCCCTCTTAGTGGGGGGTTTTTCGGTGTGGTGCCTAAGAGTGTGTAGCTTAAGATGATCCATTTGTAAAAAGGACTTATCGCATTCGCTGCACCAGAACGGCCGCTCGCCAGTGTGGGTACGTATGTGTTTTTTCAGAACGGAATTATAGGCAAATGACTGCGGGCAATTCGGGCACTGATATGGACGTTCTCCGGTGTGAGTTCGAGTGTGCTCCTTAAGCTGCGCCTGATTTCTGAAGACCTTTGGGCAATAGGCGCACGCAAACTTTTTTTCCTTCGTATGAGTCCGCAAATGTCTCCTAAACGTCGATCCGGTACTGAAAAATTTCGGGCAGTGGGGGCACTTTTTAGGTTCCTCAAAATGATTTTGTAAGTGGGCCTTAAGATCATGACTGCGCCAGCAAACCTTTGGACAATGAGGACATTTAAACACAGAGCCTTGCCCATCATTGCTGTTGTCCGCTGTGTCCTCTGAATTTTCTAGCCTAACATCGTTATCATTGTCGTCAAATATATCCACTTCGATGTCATGGAATGGATCGACTTCGTTTTCGGACATCTGGCAAACTTCTTCCTCAAACAGGGCATTGTGAGTGTCCATGTGCTTGAGGAGAGCATCTTGACTGGCAAAGGACAGGGAGCAATGGGAGCAATTAAATATTGGTTCCTCTGTTATAGTTTGCTTCCTGGTTTTCGTATTTCTCTGGGGTCTTGATGACTGCTGGCAGTGGGCTCTGATGTGCGATTGAAGATTAGCGGGCTGTATAAAAGATTTCTGACATTTTGAGCAATTATAGGGACGTTCCCCGGTGTGAGTGCGGTGGTGATTAACGAGGTGagttttttgtataaatgttTTGGGACATTTGGAACACTTGAATGGCCGCTCCCCAGTATGAATGCGCAGGTGTGATTGAAGATTGGAATTGTTGAAAAAGGATTTGGGACATTGCGTACATTTATGTGGCCTTAAACCGGTGTGGGTCAGCATGTGCTTCCTCAATTGTGCTGAAGTAGGAAAGGCTTTGGAGCAGTGGTCACATGACGCCTGCTGTTCCTGTTCCTGTTTTTTCGTGTGAT
This window contains:
- the LOC108027845 gene encoding oocyte zinc finger protein XlCOF28 — encoded protein: MKEKCRVCLLKHQNMVHIFEGQNTQDLGISLADMISESTGFPVAEGDRLPEYICVLCLQDMTSTFRARATYETNQQYDCQVKEEIIEEDFVEAEDYNGQVCESYYEEETDNFACHVKNEPLEEDFAGESIAKTSGTPKDQWNSESNEVEAGNNLKDVDYDPAKEELPFKCVRCPKRFRSRYFLNLHRKDHTKKQEQEQQASCDHCSKAFPTSAQLRKHMLTHTGLRPHKCTQCPKSFFNNSNLQSHLRIHTGERPFKCSKCPKTFIQKTHLVNHHRTHTGERPYNCSKCQKSFIQPANLQSHIRAHCQQSSRPQRNTKTRKQTITEEPIFNCSHCSLSFASQDALLKHMDTHNALFEEEVCQMSENEVDPFHDIEVDIFDDNDNDVRLENSEDTADNSNDGQGSVFKCPHCPKVCWRSHDLKAHLQNHFEEPKKCPHCPKFFSTGSTFRRHLRTHTKEKKFACAYCPKVFRNQAQLKEHTRTHTGERPYQCPNCPQSFAYNSVLKKHIRTHTGERPFWCSECDKSFLQMDHLKLHTLRHHTEKPPTKREAPKHTCSECLKTYSSPRSLRRHMMIHTRKKVYNCNDCSENFIGKEAFTNHVLIEHTKKEFVSKAQEHTHNCLLCPKTFSNEHSLKDHTLTHCVKKRLTCSHCPETFANQKTLRMHLRIHTGGKPFGCPKCNKRFLRGDYLAKHISRRHEIKKKPSEPEGDPPTCEITIKEENLSALEEL